Part of the Nicotiana sylvestris chromosome 5, ASM39365v2, whole genome shotgun sequence genome is shown below.
TTGCTATTTACGTAGCCTCGTACAATTTCTTTTTGTGGAAAAATAACATTTTTTTGAATGAACTACAtcagtgctttgtgcacaacgcTCTAGTTTGACCTTGATCAGGCCCATATTCAGACAATCATCTTTATAATGCTTTACTCTTAGCTCCATATAGTTTGGCACTATAGAAAATACATGCGCTTGTGCCAAGATTATTACAACAATTTAAACTTAGTTAACTTAATTAACAAGAGGTGTTGGATCAATTGGGGAGAATTGAGATGTTTGACTCCCGAGCGTAAATCGATAAACTGAGTCACACTAGGTAACTAAAGAACTACTGAATCTTTCCTTTCAATTTGATTCAAATAATGTGTTGTTTGAACTGATGCGTTCAATTTTTTGGCATTACCAAGATTACTTCACGTTTTTGTAGATACTGATTAAGAATTCATAATACTTCATCTTCTTTTGTAACTTTTCCAATACCTTTGCCACATAATTAAATGACTTGAAGAGTCATTCTTTAATATGTGGCATGCTACCACGTTACTCTTTGGGATAATTGATtaaatttatccacttattagttaaccgggtaatatttcgttacccggtaattaatctattacccgcataattgagaattattctcacttacttaaaatactactcacttttcacataccttatacaccttactatcatggtcatgtggtacctcgtatggtactagtccataaataccaagtattttagctcaggccgtattttatctcaacatgccaaacttgaaTGAAAtatcattttctttgacttgcttcccctctcaccttcacgaatttacttatcacttgtttgaaatagcatattacttaaaatctcaaaataatctcatcccgaacttacatcgattaacttacgacgaaactttactATACGAAAATGCGGTATGTAACACTTctctcatcaaatgactgttcaaATTTGTAGCATTATCCGTAATAATAGTTTTAGGGATACCAAAATGGCAGACAATGTTGGAATGCACGAAGTGTAGCGCTCTACGTTTTTAGTGGTGTCTTTGAGAGTGACTGCTTCGACCCACTTTGTGAAATGTCAATGGCAACTAATATGAatatgtgcccatttgaagcttttggctcgattggcccaatggcATCTATACCCCATGAAACGAACGACCCCAGTGCTGACATAGGATGTAATTCTGAAggtggtgcatgaatcaggtcaccgtgtATGTGACACTGATTACACAttcggacaaaactgaagcaatcatTTTCCATAgccatccagtaataacctgctcaaaTGATTTTTTTTGCAAACACGTATCCATTCATATGGGGTCCAcatactcctgcgtgtacttcgttcATGATTCTTCCTACCTCTTGGGCATCTACACATCTTAAAAGGTTCAAAATCTAGAGTCCTTTTGAACAAGACTTCTCCACTCAAGAAGAAACCAGTGGCAATCCTTCTAATGTTTCTCTTTTGGTCTCCGCTAGCTTGCTGGGGATATTCCTTTATTTTCaagaatcttttgatatcatgatgCCATGGATGAACATCTGGTTCCAGCTCAACTGTATTGCAATAACATGTCTTtcccggatttggatttccaatgaGTCAATATGGACATTGCTTGGACAcggcagcatcgaggccaaagtagctagtGTATCGGCTAACTCATTATGAAACCGAGGAATAAACCTGAACTCAACAGATTTGAACTgtttgctaagatcttccacaagTTGCCTGTATGGAAGAAGCTTGACATCCTGAGTTTTCCATTcaccttgagcttgtcggataatcaagtcagaatctcccatgattaacaattttTTCACATCTTgatcgattgccatgttcatgcccataatgcaggcttcatattcggcagTGTTGTTCATGCAGAAAAACTGAAGCCGGGCtatggctggataatgctgaccactGGGCAAAATCAAAATTTCCCCAATCTTGACACCTTTTGCAttcacagctccatcgaagaaaattTTCCAAGCATTAGTGTCCTTTGGaattacctcaactgaatttacttcctcgtctggaaagtaagtactcaaaggctgATATTCTTCATTAACAGGATTCTCAGCTAAGTGATCCGCCAAAGCTTGAGCTTTTATTGttgtgcgggtgacatagactatgtcgaactCGGTGAGTAGGATtttccattttgctaaccttcccgtgggcaccGGCTTTTGGAATATGTATTTCAAAGGATCGAATCTGGTTATGAGGTAGGTGGTGTAGGCCACCAAGTAATGCCTAAgattctgagcgacccaagttagggcgcagcaagttctttccaacaaagtgtatttggcttcataactagtgaacttcttgctcaaatagtatatggcttgttctttcTTCCCAGTCATATCGTGCTACCCGAGAacacatccaaaagaattctccaatactatcaagtaaaaaaataaaggccttcccggctcaggtggaaccaacactggCGGATTCgacaatattctttgattttttcaaaagcttcctgacactcatctgtcTATCTAATTGCCGCATCTTTCTTCAATAATTTAAAGATGGTTTCACACGTGGAAGTCAAATGAGCAATGAATCTGCTGTGTAATTCAACCTACCCAGcagactcataacctctttcttggttttCAGAGGAGGCAAATCCTGAATAGActttatctcatgtttggcacaattttcaacaaggatgtggatgtttggtaatAGAAAGTTTTCCTTGGGGCTCGCTTTGttcaaatcccgatagtcaacacacactcgagtttttccatctttcttcggcactaggaccacattagccaacctTGTGGTGTACCAGACCACTCTGATCACACCTGCTTTcaactgtttggtgacttcttctttaatcttgtcaccgATATCCatttgtttaccgtaaaaatggtaacaataattaaaattGTAAATGGAATTCAAAAAATACGTGACCTATTCTCAAGCTAGTTGTTtggagcagttgatgctaagaatatgaagtttatgGCAAAATACGAGTTAGAAACGGAGCGATAACCAAACCTAAAGGCTTACTGTCAGGGCTTGTTTACCAAGGGGATACAGACTAAAATGGGGAATTGAACGAACCGAGAAACCTGCTGCCCGAGTGTAGGATTagtcgatgaggggcctcgaggtcgatgtctGACCCGATCTCGAGTTATCGGGGTCGATATCTTGCTCGGGTTCGAGGTGTTGGGGGTAGTTGGGAATGGGATAATAGTTAAAATATGATCATACAAGGCTCTCTATGATCAATATCATGCaataaataaagaataaataagaAAACGATAGAATACTAAAGTGGTTTCAAGCCAATAGGAACAAGCGAGttagagagaggagagagaaagatattattgcacttgagtggAATGGTTGGAGCTCTCTTTACAGGGTGTTAGCAACTCCCCTTTTATAGGGGGGGGGGGGAACCCAAAtttagtacaagatacgttgcgTGATAAAGGAAATAGGATGGGACAACTGGCTAGCTTT
Proteins encoded:
- the LOC138869013 gene encoding uncharacterized protein, which produces MTGKKEQAIYYLSKKFTSYEAKYTLLERTCCALTWVAQNLRHYLVAYTTYLITRFDPLKYIFQKPVPTGRLAKWKILLTEFDIVYVTRTTIKAQALADHLAENPVNEEYQPLSTYFPDEEVNSVEVIPKDTNAWKIFFDGAVNAKGVKIGEILILPSGQHYPAIARLQFFCMNNTAEYEACIMGMNMAIDQDVKKLLIMGDSDLIIRQAQGEWKTQDVKLLPYRQLVEDLSKQFKSVEFRFIPRFHNELADTLATLASMLPCPSNVHIDSLEIQIRERHVIAIQLSWNQMFIHGIMISKDS